Proteins encoded within one genomic window of Companilactobacillus zhachilii:
- a CDS encoding N-acetylmuramoyl-L-alanine amidase family protein yields MELLGGIIITKKKLFFIISFITLLSIVSLTKVTTIKATSKINDYIISNKIKPVSIQNQEGTFNKWNGYRNGVGHPEGIVVHETSEANVTAQQFTDRFNANWPKLETYVHAFVDNNEILNIHNTDYTVWGAGPTANARYIQVELCRVNSYDAFARSLSNDAYYIASKLIQYNLPDIPGQTVISHAQASNTWHETTHQDPVYYFSTWGYDMDQFNDLIKTYYNNLKVYGDVNAQNDHIIKVNNPHAAYVPLVNITNDNKIIPITNQGLANGSIWYTDQSKTINGITYRRVATTEWVANTYKG; encoded by the coding sequence ATGGAACTTTTAGGGGGAATAATTATCACAAAAAAGAAATTATTTTTTATCATATCTTTTATTACGCTGTTATCAATCGTCAGTTTAACAAAAGTAACGACAATCAAGGCTACATCAAAAATTAACGATTACATCATTTCTAACAAAATCAAACCCGTCTCAATTCAAAATCAAGAAGGCACTTTCAATAAATGGAATGGTTATCGTAATGGTGTCGGTCATCCCGAAGGCATTGTTGTTCACGAAACATCTGAAGCTAATGTCACGGCTCAACAATTCACAGACCGTTTTAACGCTAATTGGCCAAAACTCGAAACTTACGTCCATGCTTTCGTGGATAATAATGAAATTTTGAACATTCACAATACTGATTATACTGTCTGGGGTGCTGGTCCAACTGCCAATGCCCGTTATATTCAGGTAGAACTTTGTCGAGTTAATTCCTATGATGCCTTTGCCCGTTCACTGTCCAATGATGCCTACTACATCGCTTCAAAATTGATTCAATACAATTTGCCAGATATCCCTGGTCAAACAGTCATCTCACATGCTCAAGCCAGTAATACTTGGCATGAAACTACTCATCAAGACCCAGTTTACTACTTCAGTACTTGGGGTTATGACATGGACCAATTCAATGATTTAATCAAAACCTACTATAATAATTTAAAAGTTTATGGTGATGTTAACGCTCAAAATGATCACATTATCAAAGTTAATAATCCGCATGCAGCTTATGTTCCGCTAGTTAATATCACTAACGATAATAAAATTATACCGATTACCAATCAGGGACTTGCCAACGGTTCCATTTGGTACACTGATCAATCCAAAACGATTAACGGGATAACCTATCGCCGCGTTGCAACTACCGAATGGGTAGCCAATACTTATAAAGGTTAA
- a CDS encoding ArnT family glycosyltransferase — protein MILIFMITALIWISKVPSVQLSDFGNFWDRLLNYHIGDPLYQTDNDYFSKYAYQSGYFVYAMIVSKIFGYHIFAIQFLNVIYQALILLITYLFVIKIFDNIKMARLSILILMIDLDWFALNSQASNQYLGSLLYLVTFYLIMKNELKYYILAGITLTGGCLIRPIGPVIIAGIIVYALIYLLLKNKDYHATIKVFLTVAIYFVLFSLAGWGIKASGINEYGLTNNDPEWKFVTGLNYQSAGTYSPDMDQLINPNKSRKQMSKVEYKKLHKEIAYLNQNHAWLPLFIHKTQGLWSSRTMATDAANIRMAHSTKTVDRINFLAYVGSIILIIFSWIGSLQLFRTKFDDKLYLLLLPLMAFAVVQLLIEVQGRYRIEFLPVIAIVGSLGLYQVLHVLSSIKLNSKKTFSFIK, from the coding sequence ATGATTCTTATTTTCATGATTACTGCCTTAATCTGGATATCTAAAGTACCATCTGTCCAATTAAGTGACTTCGGTAATTTCTGGGATCGACTGCTAAATTACCATATCGGTGACCCACTTTATCAAACAGACAACGATTATTTCTCTAAATATGCCTACCAGTCCGGCTATTTCGTTTATGCCATGATTGTTTCCAAAATCTTCGGCTATCATATCTTTGCCATTCAATTTCTTAACGTAATTTATCAAGCTCTAATTCTTTTGATTACTTACTTATTTGTAATCAAAATCTTCGATAATATCAAAATGGCCCGTTTATCAATTCTTATTTTAATGATTGACCTTGATTGGTTCGCATTGAACAGTCAAGCAAGTAACCAATATTTAGGTTCATTGCTTTACTTAGTAACCTTCTATTTAATAATGAAAAACGAACTTAAATATTACATTTTAGCAGGTATCACCTTGACTGGCGGTTGTTTGATTCGTCCAATTGGACCAGTCATCATTGCTGGAATCATCGTTTATGCGTTGATTTATCTACTACTAAAAAATAAAGATTATCACGCAACAATAAAAGTGTTTTTAACTGTTGCCATTTACTTTGTACTCTTTTCACTAGCTGGTTGGGGAATAAAAGCTTCTGGTATCAATGAATACGGTCTTACTAACAACGATCCTGAATGGAAATTCGTAACAGGATTAAACTATCAATCAGCAGGAACATATTCACCTGATATGGACCAATTAATTAATCCAAACAAGTCACGCAAACAGATGAGTAAAGTTGAATATAAGAAGTTACATAAAGAAATAGCCTATTTAAATCAAAATCATGCTTGGCTACCACTCTTTATTCATAAAACTCAAGGTCTTTGGTCAAGTCGAACAATGGCAACTGATGCCGCTAATATTCGGATGGCTCATTCTACTAAAACTGTTGATAGAATTAACTTCCTGGCTTATGTCGGTTCAATTATCCTAATCATCTTCTCTTGGATTGGCTCACTACAGCTCTTCCGTACAAAATTTGATGACAAACTGTATTTATTGCTATTACCGTTAATGGCATTTGCAGTTGTTCAACTATTGATTGAAGTTCAAGGTAGATATCGTATTGAATTTTTACCAGTCATTGCGATTGTTGGTAGCTTGGGGCTTTATCAAGTTTTACACGTTCTTAGCTCAATTAAACTAAATTCTAAAAAAACATTTAGTTTTATAAAATAA
- the nrdJ gene encoding ribonucleoside-triphosphate reductase, adenosylcobalamin-dependent, whose product MDVINKVILSDEFVDEVKKTIKPHWGELGWVTYKRTYARYIDELGRTENWSETVKRVVEGNINLDPRLKNDNLTDEQYAGLVKEAQNLYKLVYGLAATPSGRNLWISGTEYQHRNGDALNNCWFVAIRPQKYGDSHIVPSYLQKDQLAVSMPFSFMFDQLMKGGGVGFSVVPSNMKLMPVVDNKVDLTVIIGKESASYKDAIAAGAVDREDWLAKHDISDTRHYELPDTREGWVIGNANMIDAHFNDTNDGFKDVVLDITDIRAKGEKIKGFGGTASGPVPLVEMFFDINEVLNNAVGRKLTSVDCTDMGNLIGKTVVAGNVRRSAELALGGATDDDFITMKQDQKKLYHHRWASNNSVAVDSEFKRYAPIADSITHNGEPGIVNLELSRNYGRVIDGYQPGIDDGVEGTNPCGEISLSNGEPCNLFEVFPLIATEQGWSLEEAFALAARYTKRVTFSNYDWEVSRDVIQKNRRIGVSMSGIQDWILTTFGNRVVTGFEATTDPESGETIQKPIYDQRVVDKFDDLYHTVVEADKEYSKALGCKPSIKHTTVKPSGTVAKLAGVSEGMHFHYAGYLIQRIRFQDTDPLLPALKACGYKIEPDVYTKHTMCVEFPVKAANADDPNFASAGSVSIAEQFATQAFLQTYWSDNAVSCTITFQPKEADQIASLMYQYRHVTKSTSLLPYSGADFKQAPKEPIDKKVYQERESEVSEDVAAVFAKQNDNHDKKDIELVDQSDCESGACPIR is encoded by the coding sequence ATGGACGTAATTAATAAAGTTATTTTATCTGACGAATTCGTCGATGAAGTTAAGAAAACAATTAAACCCCACTGGGGTGAATTAGGCTGGGTTACATACAAGCGTACTTATGCGCGTTATATTGATGAACTTGGCCGGACTGAAAACTGGTCCGAAACTGTTAAACGTGTGGTCGAAGGAAACATCAATCTTGACCCTCGTTTGAAAAATGACAATTTAACTGATGAACAATATGCCGGATTAGTTAAAGAAGCTCAAAATTTATACAAATTGGTCTATGGTTTAGCTGCCACTCCTTCAGGGAGAAACCTTTGGATCTCTGGAACTGAATATCAACATCGTAATGGGGATGCCCTAAACAATTGTTGGTTTGTCGCCATCAGACCTCAAAAATATGGTGATAGCCATATCGTGCCTAGTTATCTTCAAAAAGATCAACTAGCCGTTTCAATGCCTTTCTCATTCATGTTTGATCAATTGATGAAGGGCGGCGGGGTTGGTTTCTCTGTTGTTCCTAGCAATATGAAACTAATGCCTGTTGTTGATAATAAAGTTGATTTAACTGTTATTATCGGTAAGGAAAGTGCCTCATATAAGGATGCCATTGCTGCTGGTGCGGTTGACCGTGAAGACTGGTTGGCAAAACATGATATTTCAGACACACGTCATTATGAACTTCCTGATACACGTGAAGGCTGGGTTATCGGTAATGCCAATATGATCGATGCCCACTTTAACGATACAAATGATGGTTTCAAAGATGTTGTCCTTGATATTACTGACATTCGTGCCAAAGGTGAAAAAATTAAGGGCTTTGGTGGAACTGCTTCAGGTCCAGTACCTTTAGTTGAAATGTTCTTTGATATTAATGAAGTTTTGAATAATGCCGTTGGACGTAAGTTGACTTCAGTTGACTGTACCGATATGGGTAACTTGATTGGTAAAACAGTTGTTGCTGGTAATGTTCGTCGTTCAGCTGAGCTTGCTTTAGGTGGAGCAACTGATGACGACTTTATTACCATGAAACAAGATCAAAAGAAGCTATATCACCACCGTTGGGCCTCAAACAACAGTGTGGCGGTTGATTCAGAGTTCAAACGTTATGCACCAATTGCTGATTCAATTACTCATAATGGTGAACCTGGTATTGTTAACTTGGAATTGTCACGTAACTATGGACGTGTTATTGATGGTTATCAACCAGGAATTGATGATGGTGTTGAAGGAACTAATCCTTGTGGAGAGATTTCATTAAGTAATGGTGAACCATGTAACTTGTTTGAAGTCTTCCCATTGATTGCGACTGAACAAGGTTGGAGTTTGGAAGAGGCCTTTGCTTTGGCTGCTCGTTATACAAAACGTGTTACATTCAGCAACTATGATTGGGAAGTTTCACGTGATGTTATTCAAAAGAATCGTCGTATCGGTGTCTCAATGTCAGGTATTCAAGATTGGATTTTGACAACCTTTGGAAATCGTGTTGTGACAGGCTTTGAAGCTACAACTGATCCTGAATCAGGCGAAACAATTCAAAAGCCAATTTATGACCAACGTGTTGTTGATAAGTTCGATGATTTGTATCACACCGTTGTTGAAGCTGATAAGGAATATTCCAAAGCTCTTGGATGCAAACCTTCTATTAAACACACAACAGTTAAACCATCTGGTACTGTTGCTAAGTTAGCTGGAGTTTCGGAAGGAATGCATTTCCACTATGCTGGATACTTGATTCAAAGAATCAGATTCCAAGATACCGACCCATTATTGCCAGCCTTGAAAGCTTGTGGATACAAGATTGAACCTGACGTTTACACGAAACATACAATGTGCGTTGAGTTCCCAGTTAAGGCTGCCAATGCTGATGACCCTAACTTTGCTTCAGCAGGATCAGTTTCAATCGCTGAACAATTTGCTACCCAAGCCTTCTTACAAACATATTGGTCAGACAATGCGGTTAGTTGTACCATTACCTTCCAACCCAAAGAAGCCGACCAAATTGCATCATTGATGTATCAATACAGACACGTCACAAAATCAACTTCATTGTTACCATATAGTGGAGCTGACTTTAAGCAAGCACCTAAAGAGCCAATCGACAAGAAAGTTTATCAAGAACGTGAATCAGAAGTAAGCGAAGACGTTGCTGCTGTCTTTGCCAAACAAAATGATAATCACGATAAGAAAGATATCGAATTAGTCGATCAGTCAGACTGCGAAAGCGGAGCTTGTCCGATTAGATAG
- a CDS encoding CopY/TcrY family copper transport repressor, which translates to MKEVETMSRAEWQVMRIIWTLGEATSKQVIEILERKTDWKAATIKTLMIRLQKKHFLKAEETKRPYIYQPMIQENEAIHESVNELFDSICCMRKGSAINDLIENSDISQSDISQMIATLNKKAQTAPEEVECDCLEAELN; encoded by the coding sequence ATGAAAGAGGTTGAAACGATGAGTCGTGCTGAATGGCAAGTGATGCGAATCATTTGGACATTAGGTGAAGCCACAAGTAAGCAAGTCATCGAGATCCTTGAACGTAAAACAGATTGGAAAGCTGCCACGATTAAGACTTTGATGATTCGGCTTCAAAAGAAACATTTTCTCAAAGCTGAGGAAACAAAGCGTCCTTATATTTATCAGCCAATGATTCAAGAGAATGAAGCAATTCATGAAAGTGTTAATGAACTATTTGATAGCATCTGTTGTATGCGTAAGGGTAGTGCAATTAATGATTTGATTGAGAATTCAGATATTTCGCAAAGTGATATTTCGCAAATGATAGCAACATTAAATAAAAAAGCTCAGACAGCACCTGAAGAAGTCGAATGTGACTGCTTGGAAGCTGAATTGAACTAA
- a CDS encoding heavy metal translocating P-type ATPase, translating to MKDMDMKHADMKDMKMDMSSGHDMMMHGGHMMDMGDLRQKFWISLALAIPVFILSPFMGMHLPFQFQFPGSDWIVLILSTALYFYGGKPFLTGAKGELSEKQPAMMTLITMGISVAYIYSLYAFVMNDLLHSSNRIMDFFWELASLIVIMLLGHWIEMKSTMSAGNALQKIASLVPNQVHMVHGDKTMDHDISMVKSGDVVEVRAGESVPLDGHIIAGSGYINESLITGESKAVKKELGSKVVGGSINGDSTIKVKVDKSAGEGYLSQISKLVSDAQNNRSKTQMLADKVSSWLFYAALTAGILSFIYWLIFGDMNTALNRLVTVLVIACPHALGLAIPLVMSRSTSIAATNGLIIRDNQAIENSRKIDYIAMDKTGTLTEGKFNVNGLQSMDKSVDDKKLLSLIAGIESGSSHPIANSVVQYAKEQNVTPTALDNIKALKGYGMSGTLDNNEYYLINMKYLNENKITVDKQLVQAYLDKGNTISFLVTDNKVLGFVALGDTIKKNTVEFIKELKARNITPIMLTGDNKEAAAIMAKQMGIDEFRGELLPEDKHNVIKQLELDGHHVMMVGDGINDAPSLASATIGVAIGAGTDVAIDSADVVLYNSDPSDIIKFFKLSHNTYRKTIENLWWGAGYNILAIPLAAGVLAGVGFVLSPAVGAVVMSLSTVVVALNALTLKM from the coding sequence ATGAAAGATATGGATATGAAACATGCAGATATGAAAGACATGAAAATGGATATGTCCAGTGGTCACGATATGATGATGCACGGTGGTCATATGATGGACATGGGTGATTTAAGACAAAAGTTTTGGATTTCACTAGCTTTAGCGATTCCAGTATTTATTTTGTCACCATTTATGGGGATGCATCTACCATTTCAATTTCAATTCCCTGGTTCAGATTGGATCGTTTTGATTTTGTCCACAGCGCTTTATTTCTACGGTGGGAAACCATTTTTAACGGGGGCTAAAGGTGAATTGTCAGAAAAGCAACCAGCCATGATGACTTTGATTACTATGGGTATCAGTGTTGCTTATATTTATAGTCTTTATGCGTTCGTTATGAATGATTTGTTACATTCGTCAAATCGAATCATGGATTTCTTCTGGGAATTAGCTTCATTGATCGTCATCATGTTGTTAGGTCACTGGATTGAAATGAAGTCGACTATGAGCGCTGGTAATGCGTTACAAAAAATTGCTTCACTAGTACCAAATCAAGTTCACATGGTTCATGGCGATAAAACGATGGATCACGATATCTCAATGGTTAAATCAGGTGATGTCGTTGAAGTCCGTGCCGGTGAATCAGTGCCACTTGATGGACATATTATTGCCGGTTCTGGCTATATCAATGAATCATTGATTACTGGTGAGTCCAAAGCTGTTAAAAAGGAACTCGGTAGTAAAGTGGTCGGTGGATCAATCAACGGTGATAGCACAATTAAGGTTAAAGTTGATAAATCGGCTGGAGAAGGCTATTTGTCACAAATAAGTAAGTTGGTATCTGATGCCCAAAACAATCGTTCTAAGACGCAAATGTTAGCTGATAAGGTATCTAGTTGGTTGTTCTATGCTGCTTTGACGGCCGGAATTTTATCATTTATTTACTGGTTGATTTTCGGTGATATGAATACGGCTTTGAACAGATTAGTTACTGTTTTAGTTATCGCATGTCCCCACGCTTTAGGTTTGGCCATTCCTTTGGTTATGTCACGTAGCACTTCAATCGCTGCCACAAATGGATTGATTATTCGTGATAACCAAGCAATCGAAAACAGTCGTAAGATTGATTACATTGCTATGGATAAAACTGGTACGTTAACTGAGGGTAAGTTTAACGTCAACGGACTTCAAAGTATGGATAAGTCAGTTGATGATAAGAAATTATTGTCACTTATTGCTGGTATTGAAAGTGGGTCAAGTCATCCAATCGCTAATAGTGTTGTTCAATATGCTAAAGAACAAAACGTTACACCAACTGCTTTGGATAACATTAAAGCTCTTAAAGGTTATGGTATGAGCGGTACTTTAGATAACAACGAATACTACTTAATTAATATGAAGTATCTTAACGAAAATAAAATTACTGTCGATAAGCAATTAGTTCAAGCATATTTGGATAAAGGTAACACCATTAGTTTTCTAGTTACTGATAACAAAGTATTAGGATTTGTTGCTTTGGGTGACACGATTAAGAAGAATACGGTTGAATTTATTAAAGAATTAAAAGCTAGAAATATTACCCCAATCATGTTGACTGGTGATAATAAAGAAGCTGCTGCCATTATGGCTAAACAAATGGGTATTGATGAATTCAGAGGCGAATTATTACCTGAAGATAAGCACAACGTTATTAAACAACTCGAACTTGATGGTCATCATGTCATGATGGTCGGTGATGGGATCAATGATGCACCTAGTTTGGCTTCAGCAACAATCGGTGTCGCAATTGGTGCCGGAACAGATGTCGCAATTGATTCAGCCGATGTTGTTCTCTATAATTCAGATCCAAGTGATATTATCAAATTCTTCAAACTATCACACAATACCTACCGTAAGACGATTGAGAATCTCTGGTGGGGGGCTGGTTATAATATCTTAGCCATTCCACTAGCAGCCGGAGTTCTAGCAGGTGTTGGCTTTGTCCTAAGTCCTGCCGTCGGTGCTGTGGTTATGTCATTGTCAACGGTGGTTGTTGCATTGAATGCTTTGACACTTAAAATGTAG
- the relB gene encoding type II toxin-antitoxin system RelB family antitoxin: protein MAVIALDLDEQDEKLIKNYAKSKNISVSAFLRSVAVEKIEDDLDDRLYEKAVRESKNNDHDISLEALHREMEAYCC, encoded by the coding sequence ATGGCAGTTATAGCTTTAGATTTGGATGAACAGGACGAAAAGCTGATTAAGAACTATGCAAAATCTAAGAATATAAGCGTATCTGCTTTTCTTCGCTCGGTAGCTGTCGAAAAAATAGAAGACGATTTGGACGATCGACTCTATGAGAAGGCAGTCAGAGAATCTAAGAACAACGACCATGACATTTCACTAGAAGCACTGCATAGGGAAATGGAGGCATACTGTTGTTAA
- a CDS encoding ABC transporter ATP-binding protein yields MVNTIISMKNVVKKFGKETVLNHIDFDIPQGKIIGLIGPSGAGKSTIIKIILGMEKTQKGSATVFGKIMPNRQLLNRIGYMAQTDALYEALTAKENLQFYADMKGIAGQKANRQILHVAEVVELTNDLNKRVSGYSGGMKRRLSLAIAMLGDSEVLILDEPTVGIDPALRRQVWSELHKLRDQGKTILVTTHVMDEAELVDDVALILGGQLIAYDTPANLKAQYNEVTVENVFLKVEYENEKNLVYR; encoded by the coding sequence ATGGTAAATACAATTATTTCTATGAAGAATGTTGTTAAGAAATTCGGCAAAGAAACTGTTTTGAACCATATTGATTTTGATATTCCTCAAGGTAAGATCATTGGTTTGATTGGTCCTTCGGGTGCTGGTAAATCGACTATTATTAAAATTATTTTAGGTATGGAAAAGACGCAAAAAGGTTCTGCCACTGTTTTTGGGAAAATCATGCCTAATCGTCAACTGTTGAATCGAATTGGTTATATGGCACAAACGGATGCTTTGTATGAAGCCTTGACGGCTAAAGAAAACTTGCAATTTTACGCTGATATGAAAGGTATAGCTGGTCAAAAGGCTAATCGACAAATTTTGCACGTGGCTGAAGTGGTCGAATTAACCAATGATTTGAATAAGCGTGTTAGCGGATATTCTGGAGGTATGAAGCGGCGCTTGTCACTCGCGATTGCGATGCTTGGTGACAGTGAAGTTTTAATTTTAGATGAACCAACGGTTGGAATTGACCCAGCGTTACGTCGTCAAGTTTGGAGTGAACTTCATAAATTGCGGGATCAAGGCAAGACGATTTTAGTTACAACACATGTTATGGATGAAGCTGAATTAGTTGATGATGTGGCCTTGATTCTTGGTGGTCAGTTGATTGCCTATGATACTCCAGCCAATTTGAAAGCCCAATACAATGAAGTTACGGTCGAAAATGTTTTCTTAAAGGTGGAATACGAAAATGAAAAGAACTTGGTCTATCGCTAA
- a CDS encoding ABC transporter permease, whose product MKRTWSIAKRVLKELLRDKRTLALMFLAPILVLTLMKVVFTANSTTSVNIATINVQSGLVSQIKKVDHIKVYKYATETKANKALKNQKVDGIVHYKNGNFYVKNANTDASKTTATKAALKSSMVAMNIKELKSTLTSMAAMNPQIAMRMKSKQSKTPKIHNSYVYGDKDTSFFDKILPILMGFFVFFFVFLISGMALLKERTSGTLDRLLATPVRRSEIVFGYMISYGLLAIVQTLIIVLYTIYVLKVEVLGNLWNVVIVNVVLAMVALAFGILMSTFAKSEFQMMQFIPIIVIPQVFFSGIIPLDTMAHWVQNIAYILPLKYSGQATSDIVMSGAGLDQILSPIGALLIFLVVLTILNVLGLKRYRKV is encoded by the coding sequence ATGAAAAGAACTTGGTCTATCGCTAAACGGGTTTTAAAAGAATTATTGCGTGACAAAAGAACTTTAGCCTTGATGTTTTTAGCCCCAATTCTAGTCTTGACGTTGATGAAGGTTGTTTTTACCGCTAACTCTACGACGAGTGTCAATATTGCAACGATTAACGTCCAAAGCGGTCTCGTTAGTCAAATAAAAAAAGTTGATCATATCAAGGTTTATAAATATGCAACTGAAACGAAGGCTAATAAAGCTTTAAAAAATCAAAAGGTTGATGGCATCGTTCATTACAAAAATGGTAATTTCTATGTTAAAAATGCCAATACTGATGCTAGTAAAACGACAGCTACGAAGGCTGCTTTGAAGTCATCGATGGTTGCAATGAATATCAAAGAATTGAAATCAACATTAACGTCTATGGCGGCAATGAATCCGCAAATAGCTATGAGGATGAAATCGAAGCAATCGAAGACACCGAAGATTCATAATAGCTATGTTTATGGTGATAAAGATACGTCATTTTTTGATAAAATTTTGCCAATTTTAATGGGGTTCTTTGTCTTTTTCTTCGTCTTTCTCATTTCAGGAATGGCGTTATTGAAAGAGAGAACAAGTGGTACTTTGGACCGACTTTTGGCAACACCAGTGAGACGTTCAGAGATCGTGTTTGGTTACATGATTAGTTATGGGCTTTTAGCAATTGTCCAGACGTTGATAATTGTGCTGTATACGATTTACGTTCTAAAAGTTGAGGTTTTGGGAAACTTATGGAATGTTGTGATTGTGAACGTAGTTTTGGCGATGGTGGCTTTAGCTTTTGGTATTTTAATGTCGACATTTGCCAAATCAGAATTTCAAATGATGCAATTTATTCCTATCATCGTTATCCCACAAGTGTTTTTCTCGGGTATTATTCCATTAGATACAATGGCACATTGGGTACAAAATATTGCTTATATTTTACCGCTTAAATATTCTGGTCAAGCAACGAGTGATATTGTGATGAGCGGTGCAGGACTTGATCAAATTTTGTCGCCAATTGGTGCGTTGTTGATTTTCTTGGTAGTATTAACTATCTTAAATGTACTTGGTTTAAAACGTTATCGTAAAGTGTAG
- a CDS encoding TetR/AcrR family transcriptional regulator: protein MAEQELSQDFKKWVGQSDMPTGKKKVVLAALELFSKKGFDGTSTQEIAKTSGMSQATIFKYFKTKEDLLEFIITPLMKNIFPVYVNDFQKELVAKKGNIEDLIHFVVQNRYHFLVDNREVALIVLSEILTKDKVRDKFVELVEKRGSDIIQVFVKMAHETGQIRADIKPETIIRMVISQILFYFVQNNKVMAPKSAEETKQDLAEIEKVVISAIKK from the coding sequence TTGGCAGAGCAAGAGCTTTCACAAGATTTTAAAAAATGGGTTGGCCAGTCCGATATGCCAACGGGTAAGAAAAAAGTTGTTTTAGCAGCCTTAGAACTCTTTTCAAAAAAGGGTTTCGATGGTACTTCAACGCAAGAGATTGCCAAGACTTCAGGGATGAGTCAGGCAACCATTTTTAAGTATTTTAAAACTAAAGAAGATTTGCTGGAATTTATTATTACCCCATTGATGAAAAATATTTTTCCAGTTTATGTGAATGACTTTCAAAAAGAATTAGTTGCTAAAAAGGGTAATATTGAAGATCTGATCCATTTTGTCGTTCAAAATCGCTATCACTTTTTAGTAGATAATCGTGAAGTCGCCTTAATCGTTCTTTCAGAAATTTTGACGAAAGATAAAGTTCGCGACAAGTTTGTTGAATTAGTTGAGAAACGTGGCTCTGATATTATTCAAGTTTTTGTGAAAATGGCTCATGAGACCGGCCAAATTAGAGCTGATATTAAACCAGAAACAATTATTAGAATGGTCATTTCTCAAATTTTATTTTATTTTGTCCAAAATAATAAAGTTATGGCACCGAAATCAGCAGAGGAAACTAAGCAAGATTTGGCTGAGATTGAAAAGGTGGTTATTTCGGCAATTAAAAAGTAG
- a CDS encoding sensor histidine kinase, whose translation MTFFKYLRDHIYSILIVLVGMTFVELVLFLDPQVNFHIGTLIYTWILAMVFLIVNLSISYMHKKAWYKQLENYQEDLSKELFGARNNEQKFIQTKINNISMEYRTELTELYQNQKDQREYTESWVHDIKVPLAALKLSQDDDLDPALIAEEIDQIDYLVDQALYFARLNNFSNDYLIQEQDLNDIVKACIRTNKRLFISKRIGINFDLTDKKVLTDEKWLSFIINQILANSLKYTDNGGKISIFTTTSNNNIELHIKDNGIGISNQDISRIYNKGFTGSNGRQSGSKSTGMGLYLTKKMIDKLGHTITVTSHLGEGTETIITFLDLPYYK comes from the coding sequence ATGACATTTTTTAAATACTTACGCGATCATATCTACTCTATCCTGATTGTTCTAGTAGGAATGACCTTCGTTGAATTGGTGCTTTTTTTAGACCCGCAAGTTAACTTCCACATTGGTACCTTAATTTACACATGGATATTAGCGATGGTCTTTTTAATAGTCAATTTATCTATTTCCTACATGCACAAAAAGGCTTGGTACAAACAACTCGAAAACTATCAAGAGGACTTGTCTAAAGAACTCTTCGGTGCCCGCAATAATGAGCAAAAGTTTATTCAAACGAAAATCAACAATATTTCAATGGAATACCGCACCGAATTGACTGAACTCTATCAAAATCAAAAAGATCAGCGCGAATACACTGAATCTTGGGTTCATGATATCAAAGTACCTTTGGCAGCCTTAAAACTGTCACAAGATGATGATTTGGACCCTGCCTTAATTGCCGAAGAGATTGACCAAATTGATTATCTAGTCGACCAAGCACTCTACTTTGCCCGTTTGAATAATTTCTCAAATGATTATTTGATTCAAGAGCAAGATTTAAATGACATCGTTAAAGCTTGTATCCGCACAAATAAGCGCCTATTTATCAGCAAACGTATCGGTATCAACTTTGATTTAACCGATAAAAAAGTCTTGACCGATGAAAAATGGTTAAGTTTTATTATCAATCAAATTTTAGCAAACAGTTTAAAATACACTGACAATGGTGGTAAAATTTCCATCTTTACTACAACATCTAATAATAATATCGAGCTACATATCAAAGACAATGGTATCGGCATTTCCAATCAAGACATCAGCCGTATTTACAACAAAGGATTCACCGGAAGCAACGGCCGTCAATCCGGCAGCAAATCAACCGGCATGGGCTTGTATTTAACTAAAAAGATGATCGATAAACTTGGACATACAATCACAGTTACCTCACACCTAGGTGAAGGTACAGAAACAATTATTACCTTTTTAGACTTACCATATTACAAGTAA